Proteins encoded together in one Tripterygium wilfordii isolate XIE 37 chromosome 14, ASM1340144v1, whole genome shotgun sequence window:
- the LOC120014822 gene encoding cell division cycle protein 48 homolog produces the protein MAEHLRKAKTLLCYSVIMSEHGKVSTFSNKKRNRGNNDDNNMSNGKKRSPNRLVVEESLEDDNSMVSVHPTTMETLQMFIGDTVLIKGKKKRDTLCNVNADESCEDFKVRMNRVVRSNLRVRLGDVVSVHICPNIKYGKRVHILPLEDTIEGITGNLFDAYLKPYFLDTYRPVRKGDLFLVRGAMRAVEFKVMHTDPDEYCVVSTDTEIFCEGEPVKREDEESLDGIGYDDIGGVRKQLAQIRELVELPLRHPQLFKAIGIKPPKGILLYGPPGTGKTLIARAIANETGAFFICINGPEIMSKMAGESEGNLRKAFEEAEKNAPAIIFMDEIDSIAPKRDKTGGEIERRIVSQLLTLMDGIKSRAHVIVIAATNRPNSIDPALRRFGRFDREIDIGVPDEVGRLEVLRVHSKKMKLSDDVNLERVAKDTHGYVGADLAALCTEAGLQCIREKMDVIDLDDDTIDAEILNSMVVTNEDFKASLGNSNPSALRETIVEVPNTSWEDIGGLEQVKKEVQETVSYPVEHPEKFEKFGMSPSRGVLFYGPPGCGKTLMAKAIANECQANFISIKGPELLTMWFGESESNVRDVFDKARQSSPCVLFFDELDSIAIQRGSSVGDAGGAADRVLNQLLTEMDGLSAKKTVFVIGATNRPDILDPALLRPGRLDQLIYIPLPDERSRVQIFKSCLRKSPVSKNVDLSVIAKLTEGFSGADITEICQRACKYAIREDIEKDLEKKRSKSECSKSMEEDINVVEDDVAEIMACHFEEAMKYARRSVSDLDIIKYEAFAQTLQQSRDFRDDSKFSNAETVPKGLNYFTSSAAGDEDEDEDEDQLYD, from the coding sequence ATGGCAGAGCATCTACGAAAAGCAAAAACTCTGCTATGCTACTCTGTTATTATGAGTGAGCACGGAAAAGTTTCTACTTTTTcaaacaagaagagaaatcGGGGCAACAACGACGACAACAACATGAGCAACGGAAAGAAGAGATCCCCCAACAGACTCGTTGTGGAGGAATCCTTAGAAGATGACAATTCTATGGTTTCTGTGCACCCCACAACCATGGAGACCCTCCAGATGTTCATCGGCGACACGGTTCTGATCAAAGgtaagaagaagagagatacCCTCTGCAATGTTAATGCCGACGAATCCTGCGAGGATTTCAAGGTAAGGATGAATAGGGTTGTGAGGTCGAATTTGAGGGTGAGGCTTGGGGATGTGGTTTCAGTTCATATTTGCCCTAATATTAAGTATGGGAAGAGGGTTCATATTCTGCCATTGGAGGATACAATTGAAGGAATTACTGGGAATTTGTTTGATGCTTATTTAAAGCCTTATTTTCTTGATACATATCGTCCGGTGAGGAAGGGTGATTTGTTTCTTGTGAGAGGGGCAATGCGTGCCGTGGAGTTTAAGGTTATGCACACTGATCCTGATGAGTACTGTGTGGTTAGTACTGATACTGAGATATTTTGTGAAGGGGAGCCTGTGAAGAGGGAAGATGAGGAGAGTTTGGATGGTATTGGTTATGATGATATTGGTGGTGTTAGGAAGCAATTGGCTCAGATTAGAGAGTTGGTGGAGTTGCCTTTAAGGCATCCACAGCTTTTTAAGGCTATTGGAATTAAGCCACCAAAAGGGATTCTTCTTTATGGTCCTCCTGGTACTGGGAAGACTTTGATTGCAAGGGCTATTGCTAATGAAACTGGGGCTTTCTTTATTTGTATCAATGGTCCTGAGATTATGTCTAAGATGGCTGGTGAGAGCGAGGGGAATCTCAGGAAGGCTTTTGAAGAAGCCGAGAAGAATGCTCCGGCGATTATATTTATGGACGAGATTGACTCGATTGCTCCTAAGCGCGACAAGACTGGTGGGGAGATAGAAAGGAGGATTGTTTCGCAGCTCTTGACGCTCATGGATGGTATCAAATCTCGTGCTCATGTGATTGTTATTGCTGCTACGAATAGGCCAAATAGTATTGATCCTGCATTGAGGAGGTTTGGGAGGTTCGATAGGGAAATTGATATTGGTGTTCCAGATGAAGTTGGGAGGCTTGAGGTTCTTCGAGTGCATTCCAAGAAGATGAAGCTCTCAGATGATGTTAACTTGGAGAGAGTAGCAAAAGATACACATGGGTATGTTGGTGCTGATCTTGCTGCTCTCTGCACTGAAGCTGGATTACAATGCATAAGGGAGAAGATGGATGTGATCGATCTGGACGATGACACCATTGATGCtgaaattctcaattccatggtTGTCACCAATGAGGACTTCAAGGCTAGTCTTGGAAACAGCAATCCTTCAGCTCTACGAGAAACAATTGTGGAAGTACCCAACACAAGCTGGGAAGACATTGGTGGGCTTGAGCAAGTTAAGAAGGAGGTCCAGGAAACAGTATCGTATCCGGTGGAGCACCCAGAGAAATTTGAGAAGTTTGGAATGTCACCTTCTCGGGGAGTGCTGTTCTACGGTCCTCCCGGTTGTGGCAAAACTCTTATGGCCAAGGCTATTGCAAACGAATGTCAAGCAAACTTCATTAGTATCAAGGGTCCTGAACTGCTCACTATGTGGTTTGGAGAGAGTGAATCGAATGTGAGAGACGTTTTTGACAAGGCACGCCAATCTTCACCTTGTGTTCTATTCTTTGATGAGCTTGACTCCATTGCCATTCAGAGGGGAAGTAGTGTTGGAGATGCTGGTGGTGCTGCTGATAGAGTCTTGAATCAACTTTTAACTGAAATGGACGGTTTGTCAGCAAAGAAAACTGTCTTTGTGATTGGTGCTACAAACAGGCCTGACATTCTAGACCCCGCGCTTCTACGTCCAGGTCGTCTTGATCAACTCATATACATTCCTCTGCCAGACGAGAGGTCACGCGTGCAGATTTTCAAATCATGCCTTAGAAAATCTCCTGTTTCGAAGAATGTTGATCTATCAGTTATTGCCAAGCTGACTGAAGGCTTTAGTGGTGCTGACATAACGGAAATCTGCCAACGAGCATGTAAATATGCCATCCGTGAGGATATTGAGAAGGAcctggagaagaagaggagtaAGAGTGAGTGTTCCAAATCAATGGAGGAAGATATCAATGTTGTGGAGGATGACGTGGCAGAGATTATGGCATGCCACTTTGAAGAAGCCATGAAATATGCCAGGAGGAGTGTCAGTGATCTTGATATCATTAAATACGAGGCCTTTGCTCAAACTTTACAGCAATCCAGAGATTTTAGGGATGATTCCAAATTCTCCAACGCGGAAACAGTGCCCAAAGGTTTGAACTACTTTACATCTTCTGCTGCtggtgatgaagatgaagatgaagatgaagaccaGCTATATGACTAG